One genomic window of Polyangium aurulentum includes the following:
- a CDS encoding alpha/beta fold hydrolase, producing MLSLGRWLGPWTGASVVPPGVTREEIDVPARRGSDRPMRAFVYRPPREPSGALLLVPGLHYLGPADPRMDRFARVLAASGILAVAPLLPDYLELVPSPGVLRDAERAFDALLSLPERPAARPGVFSISFGSRPALHLASARGDEIGALVVFGGYADFMDTLRFCITGRPGASHDPLNRPVVFMNLLPWISGRHDDPTALRSAWLRYVKATWGRPEMKENGRWQAVARAVADELPPAARPLFFMGTGVEPGGDALFGEALGRARDDFAWLDPGPILPEVRCPVHLVHGADDDVIPYEHAMTLARALPQDRVRGVHLTGLYGHTHGSGFGVDARALPALAREARTLVRMLSALAAAGAG from the coding sequence ATGCTCTCGCTCGGGCGCTGGCTCGGCCCGTGGACGGGCGCCTCCGTGGTGCCGCCCGGCGTCACGCGGGAAGAGATCGACGTGCCGGCGCGCAGAGGCAGCGATCGGCCCATGCGCGCATTCGTGTACCGGCCGCCGCGCGAGCCTTCGGGCGCGCTCTTGCTCGTGCCGGGGCTGCATTACCTCGGGCCGGCGGATCCGCGCATGGACAGGTTCGCGAGGGTCCTCGCGGCCTCCGGAATCCTCGCGGTCGCGCCCCTCCTGCCCGATTACCTCGAGCTCGTCCCGAGCCCCGGCGTCCTCCGCGACGCCGAGCGCGCCTTCGACGCGCTGCTCTCCCTTCCCGAGCGTCCGGCGGCGCGGCCAGGGGTCTTCAGCATCTCGTTTGGCTCGCGGCCCGCGCTGCACCTCGCGAGCGCGCGCGGCGACGAGATCGGCGCGCTCGTGGTGTTCGGCGGATATGCCGATTTCATGGACACGCTGCGCTTTTGCATTACAGGCCGCCCGGGGGCCTCACACGATCCGCTCAATCGCCCCGTCGTGTTCATGAACCTCTTGCCGTGGATTTCTGGCCGGCACGACGACCCGACGGCGCTCCGCTCCGCGTGGCTGCGCTACGTGAAGGCCACCTGGGGGAGGCCGGAGATGAAGGAGAACGGGCGGTGGCAGGCCGTCGCGCGCGCGGTCGCCGACGAGCTGCCGCCGGCCGCTCGTCCGCTCTTTTTCATGGGCACGGGCGTCGAGCCCGGCGGCGACGCGCTCTTCGGGGAGGCGCTCGGCCGGGCGCGTGACGATTTCGCTTGGCTCGATCCAGGCCCGATCCTGCCCGAGGTCCGCTGCCCGGTGCACCTCGTCCACGGGGCGGACGACGACGTGATTCCCTACGAGCACGCAATGACCCTCGCCCGCGCCCTGCCGCAGGATCGCGTGCGCGGCGTGCACCTGACCGGGCTTTACGGCCACACGCACGGGAGCGGGTTTGGCGTGGATGCACGCGCCCTCCCGGCGCTCGCGCGCGAGGCGAGGACCCTCGTGCGCATGCTCTCGGCCCTCGCTGCGGCCGGAGCAGGCTGA
- a CDS encoding DUF3540 domain-containing protein produces the protein MSNLVGKTSWRDLVPESAPLGAAQREETEDVFLGTGTVTGAREDAIVVRVGDAELRAMVATSCLVVPQAGDRVLVAMPEGECYVLAVLRREAGAVRRIATDGDLELSAPKGKVVVASGEGIDLLTTKETNVVTGNLNVHAGDATAVLERLSYLGTAVRAEVGKLRVVAAELDGLFERSLQRIKRAYRFVEEIDQTRAKQIDVTAETSVRVHAGNTVMTADELVKIDGSQVHIG, from the coding sequence ATGAGCAACTTGGTCGGAAAGACGTCGTGGAGAGACCTCGTGCCCGAATCGGCGCCCCTGGGCGCGGCGCAGCGCGAGGAGACCGAGGACGTTTTCCTCGGTACAGGGACCGTCACGGGGGCGCGCGAGGACGCCATCGTGGTGCGCGTGGGCGACGCGGAGCTGCGGGCCATGGTCGCGACGAGCTGCCTCGTCGTGCCCCAGGCCGGCGATCGCGTGCTCGTCGCAATGCCCGAGGGCGAGTGTTACGTGCTCGCCGTCCTGCGGCGCGAGGCGGGCGCCGTGCGCCGCATTGCGACCGACGGCGATCTCGAGCTGTCGGCGCCGAAGGGCAAGGTCGTGGTCGCCTCGGGCGAGGGAATCGATCTTTTGACCACCAAGGAGACGAACGTGGTCACGGGCAACCTGAACGTGCACGCGGGGGACGCGACGGCGGTGCTCGAGCGCCTGTCGTACCTCGGGACCGCCGTCCGCGCCGAGGTGGGCAAGCTGCGGGTCGTCGCCGCCGAGCTCGATGGGCTCTTCGAGCGGTCGCTCCAGCGGATCAAGCGCGCGTACAGGTTTGTCGAGGAGATCGATCAGACGCGCGCGAAGCAGATCGACGTCACGGCGGAGACCAGCGTGCGCGTCCACGCGGGCAATACGGTGATGACCGCCGACGAGCTGGTGAAGATCGACGGATCGCAGGTCCATATCGGCTAG
- a CDS encoding VOC family protein has translation MATFLHMSFRVKDPVRSAALYAELLDGRVVDIGMPLDSIGVKGVYFGRNVENELQDQIELWPLDKHWGPRGFTEVERRSTPFGHFAVESDKSYETLEAIANKHGLTIAREERAVPYLVPVIYDYDGNFVEFFKPRRR, from the coding sequence ATGGCGACGTTCTTGCACATGTCGTTCCGCGTGAAGGACCCGGTGCGGTCCGCCGCGCTTTATGCCGAGCTGCTCGATGGCCGCGTGGTGGACATCGGTATGCCGCTCGACAGCATCGGCGTGAAGGGCGTCTATTTCGGCAGAAACGTGGAGAACGAGCTGCAGGACCAGATCGAGCTATGGCCCCTCGACAAGCACTGGGGCCCGCGGGGGTTCACCGAGGTCGAACGGCGGAGCACGCCCTTCGGCCACTTCGCCGTCGAGAGCGACAAGTCTTACGAGACCCTCGAGGCCATCGCGAACAAGCACGGGCTCACCATCGCGCGCGAGGAGCGGGCCGTGCCCTATCTGGTGCCCGTCATCTATGATTACGACGGCAATTTCGTCGAGTTTTTCAAGCCCCGCCGCCGGTAG
- a CDS encoding hybrid sensor histidine kinase/response regulator has translation MSTTPSEQVNVLLVDDRPENLAALSVMLEQPDYRLITATSGAEALKLVLQERFAVILLDVVMPVMDGLEVASLIKTRERSRHIPIIFLTAAGADLDRIHEAYSLGAVDYLIKPVAPHVVRAKVAVFVELYRKSEEVKRQAQMLIEQDRHERERQLAELRAEGERRARAEAERMQRRWEVLAEVSRLLNESLEYAVPLAKVARHLVETACHGCIIELIGEDLEIAPVAIAHRDREEEKRLRSAVNDAAVAAGRSRVLFRRAKAAIDEARNRDAHEGGGSWSRADKVQVEAPIEARGRVVGFITLLGPESSWIHGAEESSFVKDVGQRVAMFVESARLYHKAQRAIGARDEFLSIASHELRTPVTSLKLQIQLLGRSLRGEGRVAFSVDNAISKVQLAEEQIERLASLISALLDVSRIGAGQLVLDAREMDLSQMVHSVASRFADSAAIDGTPIDIDAAKPVVGRWDPMRIDQVITNLITNALKYGNGSPIAVRVGADEQKAVLSVRDRGIGIAPEHMDRIFDRFERAVSPVAYGGLGLGLYITRHIVGAHGGSIEVESEPGSGAEFRVTLPRNVGL, from the coding sequence ATGAGCACCACACCGAGCGAGCAGGTGAATGTCCTTTTGGTCGACGATCGCCCAGAGAACCTGGCCGCGCTCAGCGTCATGCTCGAGCAGCCAGACTACAGGCTGATCACGGCCACCTCCGGGGCCGAGGCGCTCAAGCTGGTGCTCCAGGAGCGCTTCGCCGTCATTCTGCTCGACGTGGTCATGCCCGTGATGGACGGGCTAGAGGTAGCATCGCTCATCAAGACGCGGGAGCGCTCGCGCCACATCCCGATCATCTTCCTCACGGCCGCTGGCGCAGATCTCGATCGCATCCACGAAGCCTACTCCCTCGGCGCCGTCGACTACCTCATCAAGCCCGTGGCCCCCCACGTCGTGCGGGCGAAGGTAGCCGTCTTCGTCGAGCTGTATCGTAAGTCGGAAGAGGTCAAGCGCCAGGCCCAGATGCTCATCGAGCAGGACCGCCACGAGCGCGAACGCCAGCTCGCCGAGCTGCGCGCCGAGGGCGAGCGCCGTGCGCGGGCCGAGGCGGAGCGGATGCAGCGGCGCTGGGAGGTGCTCGCCGAGGTGAGCCGCCTCCTGAACGAGTCGCTCGAGTACGCCGTGCCCCTCGCCAAGGTGGCGCGCCACCTCGTCGAGACCGCGTGTCACGGCTGCATCATCGAGCTGATCGGCGAGGACCTCGAGATCGCGCCCGTCGCCATCGCGCACCGCGATCGCGAGGAGGAGAAGCGCCTGCGCTCCGCCGTGAACGACGCCGCCGTGGCCGCCGGCCGATCGCGCGTCCTGTTCCGCCGCGCCAAGGCCGCGATCGACGAGGCGCGCAACCGCGACGCGCACGAGGGCGGCGGCTCCTGGTCGCGCGCCGACAAGGTCCAGGTCGAGGCGCCGATCGAGGCGCGCGGTCGCGTCGTCGGGTTCATCACGCTCCTCGGGCCCGAGTCGAGCTGGATCCACGGCGCAGAGGAGTCCTCGTTCGTGAAGGACGTGGGCCAGCGCGTCGCGATGTTCGTCGAGAGCGCGCGGCTCTACCACAAGGCGCAGCGCGCGATCGGCGCGCGCGACGAGTTCCTCTCCATCGCCTCGCACGAGCTGCGCACGCCCGTCACCTCGCTCAAGCTGCAGATCCAGCTCCTCGGGCGCAGCCTGCGCGGCGAGGGGCGCGTCGCGTTCTCCGTCGACAACGCAATCAGCAAGGTCCAGCTCGCGGAGGAGCAGATCGAGCGGCTCGCTTCGCTCATCTCCGCGCTGCTCGACGTGTCGCGCATCGGCGCGGGGCAGCTCGTGCTCGACGCGCGCGAGATGGATCTGTCGCAGATGGTCCACTCGGTGGCCTCGCGCTTCGCGGACAGCGCGGCGATCGACGGCACGCCGATCGACATCGACGCGGCCAAGCCCGTGGTCGGTCGCTGGGATCCCATGCGAATCGATCAGGTGATCACGAACCTCATCACGAACGCGCTCAAATACGGCAACGGCTCCCCCATCGCGGTGAGGGTGGGCGCGGACGAGCAGAAGGCCGTCCTGTCGGTGCGCGATCGCGGCATCGGCATCGCGCCCGAGCACATGGACCGCATCTTCGACCGATTCGAGCGGGCCGTCTCTCCGGTGGCCTATGGCGGCCTCGGGCTCGGGCTTTACATCACGCGCCACATCGTCGGCGCGCACGGCGGCTCGATCGAGGTCGAGAGCGAGCCCGGCTCCGGCGCGGAGTTCCGCGTGACGCTGCCGCGCAACGTCGGATTGTGA
- a CDS encoding pentapeptide repeat-containing protein, whose amino-acid sequence MKREELVAMVRQGEVIAKMDLAGVDLSGADLSGGIFERSRLTGANLAGAKLRQSTLNGCDLSGASLTGADLHAATVNECKLVEAKLDGATLVLANFVGSNLSKASLVKARCAVTGFIKSKLTGADMREADLDRARITEVDLAGADLTGANIDRTTLYQVDLRTTKIGPRLNLGILYECNLAGKDFAGMELLICQLTQTNLTGASFEGATIAQCNFKGANLEGARFADVKGPMCLFVEAKLANAVFSGAKLKQSIFMGADLTGADLTKADLEQCIFSEARCVGARFTSSVLTYADFSHADLEGADLSHAKLFRTRFHKAKDEKATFTSRAGALGDDPELAEAENYKPPY is encoded by the coding sequence GTGAAGCGGGAAGAGCTCGTCGCCATGGTGCGACAGGGAGAGGTCATCGCCAAGATGGACCTCGCGGGGGTCGACCTCTCGGGCGCGGACCTCTCGGGCGGCATCTTCGAGCGCTCGCGCCTCACGGGGGCGAACCTCGCGGGGGCGAAGCTACGGCAATCGACGCTGAACGGCTGCGATCTCTCGGGCGCGAGCCTCACGGGCGCAGACCTGCACGCGGCGACCGTGAACGAATGCAAGCTCGTGGAGGCGAAGCTCGACGGCGCCACGCTGGTGCTCGCCAATTTCGTGGGCTCGAACCTCTCGAAGGCCTCGCTCGTCAAGGCGCGGTGCGCGGTGACGGGCTTCATCAAGAGCAAGCTCACGGGCGCGGACATGCGCGAGGCCGACCTCGACCGCGCGCGCATCACCGAGGTGGATCTCGCGGGCGCGGACCTCACCGGGGCCAATATCGACCGGACGACCCTCTACCAGGTCGACCTGCGCACGACGAAGATCGGGCCGCGGCTGAATCTCGGCATCCTTTACGAATGCAACCTGGCCGGGAAGGATTTCGCGGGGATGGAGCTGCTCATCTGCCAGCTCACCCAGACCAATCTCACGGGGGCGAGCTTCGAGGGCGCCACGATCGCGCAGTGCAATTTCAAGGGCGCGAACCTCGAGGGCGCGCGCTTCGCGGACGTGAAGGGCCCGATGTGCCTGTTCGTCGAGGCGAAGCTCGCCAATGCGGTCTTCTCGGGCGCGAAGCTCAAGCAATCGATCTTCATGGGCGCGGACCTCACGGGCGCGGACCTCACGAAGGCGGATCTCGAGCAGTGCATCTTCTCCGAGGCGCGGTGCGTGGGAGCGCGGTTCACCTCGTCCGTGCTCACCTACGCCGATTTCTCGCACGCCGATCTCGAGGGCGCGGACCTGTCGCACGCGAAGCTCTTCCGCACCCGGTTCCACAAGGCGAAGGACGAAAAGGCCACGTTCACCAGCCGCGCGGGCGCCCTCGGGGACGACCCCGAGCTCGCCGAGGCCGAGAATTACAAACCCCCGTATTGA
- a CDS encoding OmpA family protein has translation MPSGPRVIALLGALACLLGHARPSAADETPSLFLEPSPAGDRAFAVERAGVRGHLLVSGRLFVDYANEPLVLVNPASDIDRVVVGQTAFHALASFSIRHRFAVNVDVPFAFLQAGPAPGTGETAPRPDAVEFGDIRLGARARILGSVDEVEGGTALALAASLWVPTATDGYAGDGAVRARAAIVAEGASGRLYWAANGGVRTRPSAQLPGVVPTRIGTALSLGLAGGFFADAKRDVALGAELSADLTIGGGARFLDPRATIGHLFVTGHYRIAGGPFEMGAAFGPGFGQGAGSADFRALFLVGFAPEEAAPPPDRDEDGVPDKVDTCIDLVGVPSPDPLLHGCPEAPPDRDGDAIPDQNDACPTLVGEATGVRATHGCPRRHDADEDGVVDRDDACPKEPGEPPPEGNGCPKPKEPPVATVTEQQIEISQQVQFETGTAVLRPESDAVLAGVARVLAEHPEIELVEVQGHTDDTGPPDLNRRLGQDRANSVVVWLAMHGVARERLSPVGYGSDKPIAANATEEGRTRNRRVEFRILRKKTEAPKGGGAR, from the coding sequence GTGCCTTCCGGCCCCCGCGTCATCGCCCTCCTCGGCGCGCTCGCGTGCCTCCTGGGCCACGCGCGCCCGAGCGCGGCCGACGAGACGCCCTCGCTCTTCCTCGAGCCCTCCCCGGCCGGAGATCGCGCCTTCGCCGTCGAGCGCGCGGGCGTGCGCGGACACCTGCTCGTCTCGGGGCGCCTGTTCGTCGACTACGCGAACGAGCCGCTCGTCCTCGTCAACCCCGCGAGCGACATCGATCGCGTCGTCGTGGGCCAAACCGCGTTCCACGCGCTCGCGTCCTTTTCGATCCGCCATCGCTTCGCGGTGAACGTCGACGTCCCCTTCGCCTTCCTGCAGGCAGGCCCGGCGCCTGGCACCGGCGAGACCGCGCCGCGCCCCGACGCGGTCGAATTCGGCGACATCCGGCTCGGCGCGCGCGCGAGGATCCTCGGATCCGTGGACGAGGTCGAGGGAGGCACGGCCCTCGCGCTCGCGGCCTCGTTATGGGTGCCGACGGCGACGGACGGGTACGCGGGCGACGGCGCGGTGCGCGCGCGCGCGGCGATCGTCGCGGAAGGCGCGAGCGGGAGGCTCTACTGGGCGGCGAACGGCGGCGTGCGCACGCGGCCCTCGGCGCAGCTCCCGGGCGTGGTCCCGACGCGCATCGGAACGGCGCTCTCGCTCGGGCTCGCGGGGGGCTTCTTCGCCGACGCCAAGCGCGACGTCGCGCTCGGCGCCGAGCTTTCGGCGGATCTCACGATAGGCGGCGGCGCGCGCTTCCTCGATCCGCGGGCCACGATAGGGCACCTGTTCGTCACGGGGCATTACCGCATCGCGGGGGGCCCCTTCGAGATGGGCGCCGCATTCGGGCCCGGATTCGGGCAGGGCGCCGGGAGCGCGGATTTTCGCGCCCTCTTTCTCGTCGGCTTCGCGCCCGAGGAGGCCGCTCCCCCGCCCGATCGCGACGAGGACGGCGTGCCGGACAAGGTCGACACCTGCATCGATCTCGTCGGCGTCCCGTCGCCCGATCCGCTCCTCCACGGCTGCCCCGAGGCGCCGCCCGATCGCGACGGTGACGCCATTCCCGATCAGAATGACGCCTGCCCCACGCTCGTCGGCGAGGCCACGGGCGTGCGCGCGACGCACGGGTGCCCGCGGCGGCACGACGCCGACGAGGACGGCGTGGTCGATCGGGACGACGCGTGCCCCAAGGAGCCAGGCGAGCCCCCGCCCGAAGGCAATGGCTGCCCGAAGCCCAAGGAGCCGCCGGTCGCCACGGTCACCGAGCAGCAGATCGAGATCTCGCAGCAAGTGCAATTCGAGACGGGCACGGCGGTGCTGCGCCCCGAGAGCGACGCTGTTCTCGCCGGGGTCGCGCGCGTGCTCGCCGAGCACCCGGAGATCGAGCTCGTCGAGGTCCAGGGACATACCGACGACACGGGCCCGCCGGACCTCAATCGAAGGCTCGGCCAGGATCGCGCCAATAGCGTCGTCGTCTGGCTCGCCATGCACGGCGTCGCGCGCGAGCGGCTCTCGCCGGTCGGCTACGGATCCGACAAACCCATCGCCGCCAACGCGACCGAGGAGGGCCGCACGAGGAACCGGCGCGTCGAGTTCCGCATTCTCCGCAAAAAAACCGAGGCTCCGAAGGGAGGAGGCGCGCGGTGA
- a CDS encoding protein kinase domain-containing protein, with protein sequence MTPRCLSCGAAGAGSVCPVCDGEPRVSSRFTDPLIGGTIADRYEILSLVGVGGMGRVYRALQRSLDREVAVKVIHPHLTGSQMLVQRFMTEALAASRLNHPHIVSIFDFGHEAEGGNLYLVMELLAGVNLASVMQSDGALPFPRIVTILGQTLEALAVAHDVGITHRDMKPDNIILTPRRGGGDHVKVIDFGIAKLGADGRITENGQVCGTPAYMAPEQGAGRTMDPRADLYSVGVVMFEMLTGKLPFDGPTPATMMLRHMTETRPDPRKVAPQRGIPDALAAACLKALEIEPDRRFSSAEEFQQALARGLRASLLPGAFAPVSRFDPSDWMLEETVPAMSALGVETLVAPLGVEESALIGRAADVAWARELLERREAPQAMALLGRSGLGRTRLVEDITTMCARAGTSIVPIPLRQGPRSEVGYQALRTMILRLSGLTAEALLQGDVPGVTDRWAWTGFRAVFRQAPGRLPADPSALRRGAAAALTWAARRATERAEGGRALMVIDDVEHLDRASWLALDDLLRGAPIPRFTVLVTGERSPGGALEGAETRELRGLTRAEAEQMLARLGEPVTLTRSDDDIEPLYVDQLCRLDPSEQEGAPATLLDIVAWRVQGLLPAHRRFLLAVAVTGGGPLDRLALLLRRPNEADEALQPLIDGGFVRVSDGEVVVTHSMLARAAIAAAPAGAVSEMHEAAAEALSVHREQVELRAFHAIRGRADFEAFLMLEEAARTRTARGDDQGAIAALWTAVHTARSQMARGEVETASTALSVFGRKLATALANDGSLDMAKAVLDEVIDATSPTDASRSLLLEQAAALAQLRGDPEEALQRRREALRLAERSGDTNVAERLRAFVAASGSAPGSENGRESEVPGQGRPSMPSARPRNPPVLIVDDDRAIREGLKSVVESAGHQAFVAGNGREAIDLLRKIPRPALILLDLMMPVMTGWELLARLREDEAYSAIPVVIVSAVPSKDAVGAARVVQKPLDVDVLLNIVEEFCG encoded by the coding sequence GTGACGCCCAGATGCTTGTCGTGTGGAGCTGCTGGCGCCGGCTCGGTTTGCCCCGTCTGTGATGGGGAGCCGCGCGTCTCGAGCAGGTTCACCGATCCCCTGATCGGCGGCACCATCGCCGATCGGTACGAGATCCTCTCGCTGGTCGGCGTCGGGGGAATGGGGCGCGTTTACCGCGCGCTGCAGCGCTCGCTCGATCGCGAGGTGGCCGTGAAGGTGATCCACCCACACCTCACGGGATCGCAGATGCTCGTGCAGCGCTTCATGACCGAGGCGCTCGCGGCGAGCAGGCTCAACCACCCGCACATCGTCAGCATCTTCGACTTCGGGCACGAGGCCGAGGGCGGCAACCTCTATCTCGTCATGGAGCTGCTCGCGGGCGTGAACCTCGCCAGCGTCATGCAGTCGGACGGCGCGCTGCCCTTCCCGCGGATCGTCACCATCCTCGGACAAACCCTCGAGGCGCTCGCCGTCGCGCACGACGTCGGCATCACGCACCGCGACATGAAGCCCGACAACATCATCCTCACGCCTCGGCGCGGCGGGGGTGATCACGTCAAGGTCATCGATTTCGGTATTGCCAAGCTCGGGGCCGACGGACGGATTACCGAGAATGGTCAGGTATGCGGCACGCCCGCGTACATGGCCCCCGAGCAAGGGGCCGGCAGGACGATGGATCCGCGCGCCGACCTCTACAGCGTCGGCGTCGTGATGTTCGAGATGCTCACCGGCAAGCTGCCGTTCGACGGGCCCACGCCCGCGACGATGATGCTGCGCCACATGACCGAGACGCGCCCCGACCCGCGCAAGGTCGCCCCGCAGCGCGGGATCCCGGACGCGCTGGCGGCCGCGTGCCTGAAGGCGCTCGAGATCGAGCCCGACCGGCGCTTCTCGAGCGCCGAGGAGTTCCAGCAGGCGCTCGCGCGCGGGCTTCGCGCCTCGCTGCTGCCGGGCGCCTTCGCGCCGGTGTCGCGCTTCGACCCCTCCGACTGGATGCTCGAGGAGACCGTGCCGGCGATGTCGGCGCTCGGCGTCGAGACGCTCGTGGCGCCGCTCGGGGTCGAGGAGAGCGCGCTCATCGGCCGCGCCGCGGATGTCGCGTGGGCGCGCGAGCTGCTCGAGAGGCGCGAGGCGCCGCAGGCGATGGCGCTCCTCGGCCGCTCGGGTCTCGGCCGCACGCGGCTCGTCGAGGACATCACCACGATGTGCGCGCGCGCGGGCACATCGATCGTCCCGATCCCGCTTCGCCAGGGGCCTCGGTCCGAGGTCGGCTATCAGGCCCTGCGCACGATGATCCTGCGCCTGTCGGGGCTCACGGCCGAGGCGCTCCTGCAAGGCGACGTGCCGGGGGTGACCGATCGCTGGGCGTGGACGGGCTTCCGCGCCGTCTTCAGGCAAGCCCCCGGGCGCTTGCCCGCAGACCCTTCCGCGCTTCGCAGGGGGGCCGCGGCGGCGCTCACCTGGGCAGCGCGGCGCGCGACGGAGCGGGCCGAAGGTGGGCGCGCGCTGATGGTGATCGACGACGTCGAGCACCTCGACCGGGCCTCGTGGCTCGCGCTCGACGATCTGCTCCGAGGTGCGCCGATCCCGCGCTTCACGGTGCTCGTGACGGGCGAGCGCTCGCCGGGGGGCGCCCTGGAGGGGGCCGAGACGCGCGAGCTTCGGGGGCTGACGCGCGCGGAGGCGGAGCAGATGCTCGCGCGCCTCGGCGAGCCCGTGACGCTGACGCGATCGGACGACGACATCGAGCCGCTCTACGTCGACCAGCTCTGCCGCCTCGACCCGTCCGAGCAGGAGGGCGCGCCCGCCACGCTGCTCGACATCGTCGCGTGGCGCGTGCAAGGCCTGCTCCCGGCGCACCGTCGGTTCCTGCTCGCGGTGGCCGTCACCGGGGGCGGTCCGCTCGACAGGCTGGCCCTGCTGCTCAGGCGCCCGAACGAGGCCGACGAAGCGCTGCAGCCGCTCATCGACGGCGGGTTCGTTCGCGTGAGCGATGGCGAGGTCGTCGTGACGCACTCCATGCTGGCTCGCGCTGCGATCGCTGCCGCGCCCGCAGGCGCCGTCTCCGAGATGCACGAGGCCGCGGCCGAGGCGCTCTCCGTTCACCGCGAGCAGGTCGAGCTGCGCGCCTTCCACGCGATCCGCGGCCGTGCCGATTTCGAGGCGTTCCTGATGCTGGAGGAGGCCGCGCGCACGCGCACGGCTCGCGGTGACGATCAGGGCGCGATCGCGGCGCTCTGGACCGCGGTGCACACGGCGCGATCGCAGATGGCGCGCGGCGAGGTCGAGACGGCGTCGACGGCGCTCAGCGTCTTCGGCAGAAAGCTGGCGACCGCGCTCGCGAACGACGGCTCGCTCGACATGGCGAAGGCGGTGCTCGACGAGGTCATCGACGCGACGTCGCCCACCGACGCGAGCCGGTCCCTGCTCCTCGAGCAAGCCGCGGCCCTCGCGCAGCTCCGCGGCGATCCCGAGGAGGCGTTGCAGCGCCGGCGCGAGGCGCTGCGGCTCGCCGAGCGCAGCGGCGACACGAACGTGGCCGAGCGCCTGCGGGCGTTCGTCGCCGCGTCCGGCAGCGCGCCGGGCTCGGAGAACGGGCGCGAGAGCGAGGTGCCCGGTCAAGGCAGGCCCTCGATGCCGAGCGCGCGCCCGCGCAACCCGCCGGTGCTCATCGTCGACGACGACAGGGCGATCCGCGAGGGCCTGAAATCGGTCGTCGAATCGGCCGGTCACCAGGCGTTCGTGGCGGGCAACGGGCGTGAGGCCATCGATCTGCTGCGAAAGATCCCGCGCCCGGCGCTGATCCTGCTCGATCTGATGATGCCTGTGATGACGGGCTGGGAGCTGCTCGCGCGGCTTCGCGAGGACGAGGCGTACAGCGCGATCCCGGTGGTGATCGTGTCGGCGGTGCCGAGCAAGGACGCCGTGGGCGCGGCGCGCGTCGTGCAGAAGCCGCTCGACGTGGATGTGCTGCTGAATATCGTGGAAGAGTTCTGCGGGTGA
- a CDS encoding alpha/beta fold hydrolase, translated as MIDTSLGQTFVRVSGPAGAPPLVLLHGAGGSSLQWAANVEAFARHFRVHAVDLLYDNGRSVYARLATSPGDLTAWLDELFDGLGLRGGIHLAGLSYGGWLASQYALRSPHRLHKLVLLAPVFTVLPLSLGWIARAVLCLIPLRWFTRSFMLWLLADLAQKGEEGHRAALEWAEDSFVAMRSFKPRRLVNPTILRDDELAGLKMPTLFLVGENEKIYSAQSAVARIQRVAPRIETEIVPGAGHDLTLVQAARVNDKIVGFLKEH; from the coding sequence ATGATCGATACGTCGCTCGGCCAAACCTTCGTGCGGGTGAGCGGCCCGGCCGGCGCGCCTCCTCTCGTGCTGCTTCACGGGGCGGGGGGCAGCTCGCTCCAGTGGGCCGCGAATGTGGAGGCGTTCGCGCGGCATTTCCGGGTCCACGCGGTCGACCTGCTCTACGACAACGGGCGGAGCGTGTATGCGCGGCTCGCCACGAGCCCCGGTGATCTCACCGCCTGGCTCGACGAGCTGTTCGACGGGCTCGGGCTCCGGGGCGGCATTCACCTCGCGGGCCTTTCGTACGGGGGGTGGCTCGCGAGCCAGTACGCGTTGCGCTCTCCCCACAGATTGCACAAGCTGGTCCTCCTCGCGCCGGTGTTCACCGTGCTGCCCCTGTCGCTCGGCTGGATCGCGCGCGCCGTTCTGTGCTTGATTCCACTGCGCTGGTTCACGAGGAGCTTCATGCTCTGGCTGCTCGCGGATCTCGCGCAGAAGGGCGAGGAGGGGCACAGGGCGGCGCTCGAATGGGCGGAGGACTCGTTCGTGGCCATGCGATCCTTCAAGCCGCGGCGCCTCGTGAACCCCACGATCCTGCGCGACGACGAGCTCGCGGGGCTGAAAATGCCCACGCTCTTTCTGGTGGGTGAGAATGAGAAGATCTATTCCGCCCAGAGTGCCGTGGCGCGTATCCAGAGGGTCGCGCCGCGGATCGAGACGGAGATCGTTCCGGGCGCCGGGCATGACCTGACGCTCGTACAGGCAGCGCGGGTGAACGATAAGATCGTGGGTTTTTTGAAGGAGCACTGA
- a CDS encoding DUF4150 domain-containing protein, translating into MFANTQLMGIDIGFPDVCLTPTPAPVPIPYPNIALGPMGVPAAYNVLFMCTPAHNLATTVVMTNGDNTGVLLGVVSHTVMAPSRHVTAAFTVIVGFAPATRMTSIAVQNMMNCPGVRLVPSQVKVIVLAP; encoded by the coding sequence ATGTTCGCCAATACCCAGTTGATGGGCATCGACATCGGCTTCCCGGACGTCTGCTTGACGCCGACGCCCGCGCCCGTGCCGATCCCCTACCCCAACATCGCGCTCGGTCCGATGGGCGTGCCGGCGGCGTACAACGTCCTCTTCATGTGCACGCCCGCGCATAACCTGGCCACGACGGTGGTCATGACGAATGGCGACAATACCGGCGTCCTGCTGGGCGTCGTGTCGCACACCGTCATGGCGCCCTCGCGGCACGTGACGGCGGCTTTCACGGTGATCGTCGGATTCGCGCCCGCGACGCGAATGACCAGCATCGCCGTGCAGAACATGATGAACTGCCCTGGCGTGCGGCTCGTGCCGAGCCAGGTCAAGGTCATCGTCCTGGCGCCCTGA